A genomic stretch from Bacillus sp. E(2018) includes:
- a CDS encoding FbpB family small basic protein, with translation MRKNRKMNFKELVSENKRQLLKDESYIEQLEIKLDEKHMKKA, from the coding sequence ATGAGGAAAAACAGAAAAATGAATTTTAAAGAACTCGTGAGTGAGAACAAAAGACAATTGCTGAAAGATGAGTCATACATCGAACAACTTGAAATCAAACTTGACGAAAAACATATGAAGAAAGCATAA
- the acnA gene encoding aconitate hydratase AcnA, with product MKRNDVFNARSTFDVNGKEYSYYRLGALEEAGIGNVSKLPYSVKVLLESVLRQFDGKVINKEHVENLAKWGTNELKDIDVPFKPSRVILQDFTGVPAVVDLASLRKAMKDMGGDPSQINPEIPVDLVVDHSVQVDKAGTQDSLAFNMNLEFARNEERYKLLSWAQSAFDNYRAVPPATGIVHQVNLEYLAPVVLTSESEGETIAFPDSLVGTDSHTTMINGLGVLGWGVGGIEAEAGMLGQPSYFPVPEVIGVKLTGTLPNGTTATDLALKVTQVLREKKVVGKFVEFFGPGLADMPLADRATVSNMAPEYGATCGFFPVDEEALNYLRLTGRTEDQIQLVEAYCKANGLFYTAGDADPEFTDVVEINLSEIEPNLSGPKRPQDLIPLSQMKDSFNKALVAPQGNAGFGLTADEINKEVTVKHPNNETSTMKTGAVAIAAITSCTNTSNPYVMLGAGLVAKKAIEKGLKVPGYVKTSLAPGSKVVTRYLEEAGLMSYMDQLGFNLVGYGCTTCIGNSGPLALEVENAISKNDLTVTSVLSGNRNFEGRIHPLVKANYLASPPLVVAYALAGTVDFNLQSDSFGTDKEGNEVYFKDIWPSTEEINEAMKKAVTPELFKKEYERVFDENERWNELKTSADQLYGFDASSTYIQNPPFFEELSAELKEIQPLKDLKLIAKFGDSVTTDHISPAGAIGKDTPAGRYLIQNGVEPRDFNSYGSRRGNHEVMMRGTFANIRIRNAVAPGTEGGWTTFWPTNQVMSIYDAAMKYKENGTGLMVIAGKDYGMGSSRDWAAKGTTLLGIQTVLAESFERIHRSNLVLMGVLPLQFKDGENAETFGLTGKESFTVSVDETVKPRDLVQVTAVFEDGTEKTFEVIARFDSEVEIEYYRHGGILPMVLRNKLAHSSQTQN from the coding sequence ATGAAAAGAAATGATGTATTTAATGCCCGTTCTACTTTTGATGTGAACGGTAAGGAATATAGCTATTACCGTTTAGGAGCGTTAGAAGAAGCGGGAATTGGTAACGTATCAAAATTACCCTACTCTGTAAAAGTATTATTGGAATCTGTATTAAGACAATTTGATGGAAAAGTAATCAACAAAGAACACGTTGAAAATCTTGCAAAGTGGGGCACAAACGAGCTAAAAGATATTGATGTTCCTTTTAAGCCTTCACGTGTTATTCTTCAAGATTTTACAGGAGTACCAGCTGTTGTTGACTTAGCTTCTCTACGTAAAGCCATGAAGGATATGGGTGGAGACCCTTCTCAGATCAACCCTGAAATTCCAGTTGATCTTGTAGTTGACCACTCTGTACAAGTTGATAAAGCAGGTACTCAAGATTCACTTGCTTTCAACATGAACCTTGAATTTGCTCGAAATGAAGAGCGTTACAAACTTTTGAGCTGGGCTCAATCTGCGTTTGACAACTATCGTGCAGTACCTCCTGCAACAGGTATTGTCCACCAAGTTAACTTAGAGTACTTAGCGCCTGTAGTTCTTACGAGCGAATCTGAAGGTGAAACCATTGCTTTCCCAGATTCATTAGTAGGTACAGATTCTCATACAACAATGATCAACGGTCTTGGCGTATTAGGATGGGGTGTCGGTGGAATTGAAGCAGAAGCAGGCATGTTAGGACAGCCTTCTTACTTCCCAGTTCCAGAAGTAATCGGTGTTAAATTAACAGGAACGCTTCCAAACGGAACGACTGCAACAGACCTTGCACTTAAAGTAACGCAAGTATTGCGTGAAAAGAAAGTAGTAGGGAAGTTCGTCGAGTTCTTCGGTCCAGGACTTGCGGATATGCCGCTTGCAGACCGTGCGACAGTTTCAAATATGGCTCCTGAATATGGGGCGACTTGTGGATTCTTCCCGGTTGACGAAGAAGCATTAAACTACCTTCGTTTAACAGGAAGAACAGAAGATCAAATTCAGCTTGTAGAAGCGTATTGCAAAGCAAACGGTTTGTTCTACACAGCAGGAGATGCTGATCCTGAATTTACAGACGTTGTTGAAATTAACCTTTCTGAGATTGAGCCAAACTTGTCAGGACCTAAGCGCCCACAAGATTTGATTCCTTTATCTCAAATGAAAGATAGCTTCAATAAAGCGCTAGTTGCTCCACAAGGAAATGCAGGATTTGGTCTAACAGCTGATGAAATCAACAAAGAAGTTACTGTAAAGCATCCGAACAACGAAACTTCTACGATGAAGACTGGTGCTGTTGCGATCGCTGCAATCACAAGCTGTACGAATACTTCTAACCCATACGTAATGTTAGGTGCTGGTTTAGTTGCTAAGAAAGCGATTGAAAAAGGCTTAAAAGTTCCTGGTTATGTAAAAACGTCTTTAGCTCCAGGATCTAAAGTTGTTACGCGTTATTTAGAAGAAGCAGGCTTAATGAGCTATATGGATCAGTTAGGTTTTAACCTTGTTGGTTACGGTTGTACAACATGTATCGGTAACTCAGGTCCCTTGGCGCTTGAAGTCGAAAACGCGATCTCTAAAAACGATCTCACGGTAACTTCAGTACTTTCAGGTAACAGAAACTTTGAAGGACGTATCCACCCGCTTGTAAAAGCCAACTACTTAGCTTCTCCACCGTTAGTAGTAGCTTATGCGCTAGCAGGAACTGTAGATTTCAACCTTCAATCTGATTCTTTCGGAACAGACAAAGAGGGTAACGAAGTTTACTTTAAAGATATCTGGCCGTCAACAGAAGAGATTAATGAAGCGATGAAGAAAGCAGTTACTCCAGAATTGTTCAAGAAGGAATACGAGCGTGTATTTGATGAGAACGAACGTTGGAACGAACTGAAGACTTCAGCTGACCAATTATATGGTTTTGATGCATCATCAACATACATTCAAAACCCTCCGTTCTTTGAAGAGCTTTCTGCAGAACTTAAAGAGATCCAACCTCTTAAAGATCTTAAGCTTATCGCTAAATTCGGAGATTCTGTTACAACTGACCACATTTCACCAGCTGGTGCGATCGGAAAAGATACTCCTGCAGGCAGATACTTGATTCAAAACGGTGTAGAGCCACGCGACTTCAACTCTTACGGTTCTCGTCGTGGTAACCATGAAGTAATGATGCGTGGTACCTTTGCGAATATCCGTATTCGTAACGCTGTTGCTCCTGGTACTGAAGGTGGATGGACGACTTTCTGGCCAACTAACCAAGTGATGAGCATCTATGATGCTGCAATGAAATACAAAGAGAACGGTACGGGTCTGATGGTAATCGCAGGAAAAGATTACGGTATGGGATCTTCTCGTGACTGGGCAGCAAAAGGTACTACATTACTAGGAATTCAAACTGTTCTTGCTGAAAGCTTCGAGCGTATCCACCGTTCAAACCTAGTGTTGATGGGTGTACTTCCTCTTCAATTCAAAGATGGTGAGAATGCGGAAACGTTTGGACTTACAGGAAAAGAGTCTTTCACGGTTTCTGTTGATGAAACGGTTAAACCGCGTGATCTTGTTCAAGTTACAGCTGTATTTGAAGATGGAACAGAAAAAACATTTGAAGTTATAGCTCGTTTTGACAGCGAAGTTGAAATTGAGTACTACCGTCATGGTGGTATTCTTCCAATGGTACTTCGTAACAAGCTTGCTCATTCTTCTCAAACTCAAAATTAA